The following proteins are encoded in a genomic region of Opisthocomus hoazin isolate bOpiHoa1 chromosome 4, bOpiHoa1.hap1, whole genome shotgun sequence:
- the CCDC50 gene encoding coiled-coil domain-containing protein 50 isoform X1, translated as MAGIGIDHSKLPGVKEVCRDFAVLEDHTLAHNLQEQEIEHHLATNVQRNRLVQHDLQVAKQLQEEEDLKARAQIQKHRKDLERQDCEIAQEIQVKLVFEAEQRRRQEEKDEDIARLLQQKELQEEKKRKKHYPESQGHTVYEDSYYAENGGTRLMGTRQAMYDTPRREQELSDAEIARKLQEEELLANEADQKAAQVAQDEEIARLLMAEEKKAFKKGKEKEKSSFEKRRHDQDWKHDASESTRSRSKEGPETQRHKGDRPSRSQPLLDDFEHPRYYTSQPSPLRQIPKPEHSPKGSRRKQ; from the exons TGTGCCGAGACTTTGCTGTTTTGGAAGATCATACCTTGGCCCATAACTTACAGGAGCAAGAGA TTGAGCATCACTTGGCAACAAATGTGCAGCGTAATCGTCTGGTGCAACATGACTTGCAGGTGGCcaagcagctgcaagaagagGAGGATCTGAAAGCACGTGCTCAAATCCAGAAGCACCGAAAAGACTT AGAACGACAGGACTGCGAGATCGCTCAGGAAATCCAAGTGAAGCTGGTATTTGAAGCGGAGCAGCGCCGCAGGCAAGAGGAAAAAGACGAG GACATTGCCCGTCTCCTACAACAGAAagaactgcaggaagaaaaaaagcggAAGAAGCATTACCCAGAATCCCAGGGACACACAGTCTATGAAGATAGCTATTACGCAGAAAATGGAG GCACTAGGTTGATGGGGACGAGACAAGCCATGTATGATACACCCCGAAGGGAACAGGAGTTGTCTGATGCAGAGATTGCTcggaagctgcaggaggaagagCTCCTG gctaACGAGGCAGATCAGAAGGCAGCTCAAGTAGCCCAAGATGAG GAAATTGCCCGACTCTTGATGGCTGAGGAGAAAAAGGCTTtcaagaaagggaaggagaaagaaaagtcttCCTTTGAAAAGAGGAGGCATGATCAAGACTGGAAG CATGATGCAAGCGAGTCCACACGCTCAAGGTCAAAAGAAGGGCCTGAAACTCAGCGACACAAAGGTGACAGGCCTTCAAG GTCACAGCCTCTCCTCGATGACTTTGAACACCCTCGGTATTACACAAGCCAGCCCAGCCCCTTGCGCCAGATCCCCAAACCTGAGCACTCTCCTAAAG gTTCCCGTAGGAAGCAGTAA
- the CCDC50 gene encoding coiled-coil domain-containing protein 50 isoform X2, which produces MAGIGIDHSKLPGVKEVCRDFAVLEDHTLAHNLQEQEIEHHLATNVQRNRLVQHDLQVAKQLQEEEDLKARAQIQKHRKDLERQDCEIAQEIQVKLVFEAEQRRRQEEKDEDIARLLQQKELQEEKKRKKHYPESQGHTVYEDSYYAENGEHPWGDSREQVSEPRRARSGGRRARWRRERREAPSPLSDGSSGCGHSPSEGRRRSPQPSEAGNGHRQEWKSASQGRSRRPPSLDLEREAERGAYDHSSSWEPRERRAAGGEKAWRPLSLDLESEHELTDQARHGRKPTKQDGEKHLPLLEMELEAEQETWHRGGSQLVRPEKHKSRHQGRSSHRTVRNEKLHDAEARDDNRRGEQRDCRRAGHRRPSSSPHAVTQGKAGDCRRDSGTRLMGTRQAMYDTPRREQELSDAEIARKLQEEELLANEADQKAAQVAQDEEIARLLMAEEKKAFKKGKEKEKSSFEKRRHDQDWKHDASESTRSRSKEGPETQRHKGDRPSRSQPLLDDFEHPRYYTSQPSPLRQIPKPEHSPKGSRRKQ; this is translated from the exons TGTGCCGAGACTTTGCTGTTTTGGAAGATCATACCTTGGCCCATAACTTACAGGAGCAAGAGA TTGAGCATCACTTGGCAACAAATGTGCAGCGTAATCGTCTGGTGCAACATGACTTGCAGGTGGCcaagcagctgcaagaagagGAGGATCTGAAAGCACGTGCTCAAATCCAGAAGCACCGAAAAGACTT AGAACGACAGGACTGCGAGATCGCTCAGGAAATCCAAGTGAAGCTGGTATTTGAAGCGGAGCAGCGCCGCAGGCAAGAGGAAAAAGACGAG GACATTGCCCGTCTCCTACAACAGAAagaactgcaggaagaaaaaaagcggAAGAAGCATTACCCAGAATCCCAGGGACACACAGTCTATGAAGATAGCTATTACGCAGAAAATGGAG AGCACCCCTGGGGTGACTCCAGAGAGCAGGTTTCTGAGCCACGCAGGGCCCGCAGTGGTGGCAGGCGCGCGCGCTGGCGGAGAGAGCGCCGAGAAGCACCCTCGCCTTTGTCCGATGGCTCCTCGGGATGCGGGCATTCCCCCTCGGAGGGTCGCCGGAGGTCTCCTCAACCAAGCGAGGCCGGCAATGGCCATCGGCAGGAGTGGAAATCAGCCAGCCAGGGGAGGTCCAGGAGACCTCCCAGCCTTGACCTGGAAAGAGAGGCTGAGCGTGGTGCCTACGACCACAGCAGTAGCTGGGAGCCGCgggagaggagagcagctggCGGGGAGAAGGCCTGGAGACCTCTCAGTCTTGACCTGGAGTCAGAGCATGAACTCACAGACCAGGCGCGGCACGGCAGAAAGCCGACAAAGCAAGATGGAGAAAAGCACCTTCCTCTTCTTGAGATGGAACTGGAGGCTGAGCAGGAGACCTGGCATCGGGGCGGCAGCCAGCTGGTGCGCCCCGAGAAACACAAATCTCGTCATCAGGGCCGCTCCTCACACAGGACGGTGCGTAACGAGAAGCTCCATGATGCTGAAGCTAGAGATGATAATAGGAGGGGTGAGCAGAGAGACTGCAGAAGGGCAGGACACAGGAGGCCTTCCTCCTCCCCGCATGCTGTGACCCAGGGGAAGGCTGGAGACTGCCGGCGAGACTCAG GCACTAGGTTGATGGGGACGAGACAAGCCATGTATGATACACCCCGAAGGGAACAGGAGTTGTCTGATGCAGAGATTGCTcggaagctgcaggaggaagagCTCCTG gctaACGAGGCAGATCAGAAGGCAGCTCAAGTAGCCCAAGATGAG GAAATTGCCCGACTCTTGATGGCTGAGGAGAAAAAGGCTTtcaagaaagggaaggagaaagaaaagtcttCCTTTGAAAAGAGGAGGCATGATCAAGACTGGAAG CATGATGCAAGCGAGTCCACACGCTCAAGGTCAAAAGAAGGGCCTGAAACTCAGCGACACAAAGGTGACAGGCCTTCAAG GTCACAGCCTCTCCTCGATGACTTTGAACACCCTCGGTATTACACAAGCCAGCCCAGCCCCTTGCGCCAGATCCCCAAACCTGAGCACTCTCCTAAAG gTTCCCGTAGGAAGCAGTAA